A region from the Brassica napus cultivar Da-Ae chromosome C8, Da-Ae, whole genome shotgun sequence genome encodes:
- the LOC106383417 gene encoding uncharacterized protein LOC106383417 — MNWQETSIIGLAMFSFSQKLKLLKKEILDINREHFSNLEERLKEAHSVLVSFQNQILVDPSPLLAAGEREANKKWVTLALAEERFLEQRSRVNWSANGNMNTAVFHRMVASRRATNQIHYLMDLGGNRLSELVDIKSHCVSYYEEFFGAEMPALSSASLDQISSSDCRRCEKEIFSLPRNKMPGPDGYTGEFYRKTWDVIGPYLTRAVLEFFSSGKLLKQWNCTFISLIPKRVGADKLVDFRPISLCNVVYKVISKILARRLQDITPTMVSSTQSAFIKDRLLVENVLLATEMVQESLQTITSTLDNFNDMSGLRMNRDKTELFLAGLNPEETEAMNIFGFQKGSLPIKYLGLPLMHKKLWKSEYSPLTDRIKDKFNSWTVTCLSFAGRLPLILAVIYNIVNFWFTAFCLPKGCLKEIESLCSRFLWSGDIQKRSVAKVLWQSSCLPKSEGGLGLRNFEVWNKALNLKLVWLLFASTTSLWVAWMREHKLKRRNFWSLEAKETDSWIWKTLLSLRPLASQMLSCRVGDGRRISFWYDNWSIHGPLIRFIGLNGPLLMGIQDQSTVAEALLVRDWQAPSRTQNQNVSLVRATLRDWPHQAVPSEPDIFMWGPSDSCSDIFSTKKTWEFLRPRAETKEWSQVVLFKNMVPKHAFNFWMANLNRLPLNERLHQWGLMDSGLCTLCSTDQESRDHLFLTAGSQQTFGTTLNRNLAPQGFELHHGMT; from the exons ATGAACTGGCAGGAAACGTCGATTATTGGATTAGCAATGTTCTCTTTCTCACAGAAGCTAAAGCTTCTAAAGAAGGAGATCTTGGATATCAACAGAGAACACTTTTCAAACCTTGAGGAGAGGTTAAAGGAGGCCCACTCTGTTTTAGTGTCCTTCCAAAATCAGATCTTAGTGGATCCGTCACCTCTCTTAGCTGCTGGTGAAAGAGaagcaaacaagaagtgggTAACGTTGGCGCTAGCAGAGGAACGATTTTTGGAACAGAGATCTAGAGTAAACTGGTCTGCAAATGGGAATATGAACACTGCTGTTTTCCACAGAATGGTTGCTTCACGACGGGCTACTAATCAAATTCACTACCTAATGGACTTAGGAGGAAACAGATTATCAGAACTTGTGGACATTAAATCTCATTGTGTGTCCTATTATGAAGAATTTTTTGGAGCAGAGATGCCTGCTCTTTCCTCTGCCTCGTTGGATCAGATAA GCTCAAGTGACTGCAGAAGATGTGAAAAAGAGATATTTTCCTTACCTCGCAACAAAATGCCAGGCCCTGATGGTTATACAGGCGAGTTCTATAGGAAAACTTGGGATGTTATTGGCCCATATTTGACTAGAGCTGTACTAGAGTTCTTTAGCTCTGGAAAACTTCTGAAACAATGGAATTGCACTTTCATTTCCTTGATACCAAAGCGTGTAGGAGCGGACAAGCTTGTTGATTTCCGGCCTATCTCTTTATGCAACGTGGTGTACAAGGTCATCTCCAAGATCTTGGCTCGTAGGCTGCAAGATATTACCCCAACGATGGTCTCTAGCACGCAGTCGGCCTTTATCAAAGACAGATTACTTGTGGAGAATGTTTTACTAGCCACTGAGATGGTCCAAG AGTCTCTACAAACCATTACGTCAACTCTTGATAATTTCAATGATATGTCGGGACTGCGAATGAACAGAGACAAAACAGAACTTTTCTTAGCGGGACTGAATCCCGAGGAAACAGAAGCAATGAATATCTTTGGTTTCCAAAAGGGTTCTCTCCCCATCAAGTATCTAGGGCTGCCTCTGATGCACAAAAAACTGTGGAAGTCTGAATACTCTCCGCTCACCGATAGGATTAAAGATAAGTTCAACAGCTGGACAGTGACATGTCTTTCCTTCGCAGGGAGACTCCCGTTGATCTTAGCAGTAATCTACAACATTGTCAACTTCTGGTTCACCGCCTTCTGCCTACCGAAAGGTTGCTTGAAGGAAATTGAATCTCTGTGTAGTCGGTTCTTATGGTCTGGGGACATTCAGAAGCGATCTGTAGCAAAGGTCTTGTGGCAGTCTAGCTGTTTACCAAAATCAGAGGGGGGACTGGGGTTGAGGAATTTCGAAGTTTGGAACAAAGCGTTGAATCTCAAGCTAGTCTGGCTCCTTTTTGCATCTACCACCTCGTTGTGGGTTGCTTGGATGAGAGAGCACAAACTTAAACGACGGAATTTTTGGTCGCTTGAAGCAAAAGAAACAGATTCGTGGATTTGGAAAACTCTCCTATCCCTCCGACCTCTAGCGAGTCAGATGTTGAGTTGTAGAGTAGGAGACGGAAGGAGAATCAGTTTCTGGTATGATAATTGGTCTATTCACGGTCCTCTAATTCGCTTCATTGGCTTAAATGGACCTCTCTTAATGGGTATCCAGGATCAATCAACCGTTGCTGAAGCGCTGTTGGTAAGGGACTGGCAGGCTCCTTCTCGAACTCAGAATCAAAATGTATCCCTAGTAAGGGCAACACTTAGGGACTGGCCTCATCAAGCTGTTCCATCTGAACCGGATATATTCATGTGGGGTCCTTCGGACAGTTGCAGTGATATTTTCTCTACAAAGAAAACTTGGGAATTTCTTAGGCCAAGGGCTGAGACAAAGGAATGGTCACAGGTGGTGTTGTTCAAGAACATGGTTCCAAAACATGCTTTTAATTTCTGGATGGCTAATCTCAATAGGCTCCCACTAAATGAGCGTTTGCACCAGTGGGGTTTGATGGACTCAGGACTTTGTACCCTATGTTCCACTGACCAAGAATCAAGAGATCATCTGTTCCTAACTGCAGGTTCGCAGCAGACGTTTGGGACCACGTTAAACAGAAATTTGGCTCCCCAAGGATTCGAATTGCATCATGGAATGACTTGA